A region of Pyxidicoccus parkwaysis DNA encodes the following proteins:
- a CDS encoding FMN-binding negative transcriptional regulator has protein sequence MYIPRHFHEQDTERLLALMKQHAFATLVTVGEDGAPFATHLPFLVERDAGGPVRLLAHMARPNPQWKAFAAERDVLVVFQGPHGYVSPTWYATAPQVPTWNYANVHAYGRPHIVESPETVLRVLRDTAALYEAGNPQPWSPEQADDYVRRLMAGIVAFEVRVSRLEGKFKLSQNKGEADRQGVIAGLERSPLHGDRELAALMRSREG, from the coding sequence ATGTACATCCCGCGCCACTTCCACGAGCAGGACACGGAGCGCCTCCTCGCGCTCATGAAGCAGCACGCCTTCGCCACGCTGGTGACGGTGGGCGAGGACGGCGCGCCCTTCGCCACGCACCTGCCCTTCCTCGTGGAGCGTGACGCGGGAGGCCCGGTCCGCCTGCTCGCGCACATGGCCCGGCCCAATCCGCAGTGGAAGGCCTTCGCCGCGGAGCGCGACGTGCTCGTCGTCTTCCAGGGGCCGCACGGCTACGTGTCCCCCACGTGGTACGCGACGGCGCCGCAGGTGCCCACGTGGAACTACGCCAACGTGCACGCCTATGGCCGGCCCCACATCGTCGAGTCGCCCGAAACGGTGCTGCGCGTGCTGCGCGACACCGCGGCCCTCTATGAAGCAGGCAACCCACAACCGTGGAGCCCCGAGCAGGCGGACGACTACGTGCGCCGGCTGATGGCGGGCATCGTCGCTTTCGAGGTCCGCGTGTCCCGGCTGGAGGGCAAGTTCAAGCTCAGCCAGAACAAGGGCGAGGCGGACCGCCAGGGCGTCATCGCCGGGCTGGAGCGCAGCCCCCTGCACGGTGACAGGGAGCTGGCGGCGCTGATGCGCTCGCGCGAGGGCTGA